One segment of Desulfosudis oleivorans Hxd3 DNA contains the following:
- a CDS encoding iron-sulfur cluster assembly scaffold protein: MKKQEIKIDSAPAKPFDFWSDHSRTFLEMAFDMTRRGKMAHSDGHGAKTGECGDTVEMFIKKGTDSIIEQVLFDIRGCRNTHASANAVAVLAEGKKIEAAWEITPEAVIDLLETLPPDHFHCAELAVGAFYLALADCRNQHES, translated from the coding sequence TTGAAAAAACAAGAGATAAAAATAGATTCAGCGCCGGCAAAGCCGTTTGATTTCTGGAGCGACCACTCCAGAACTTTTCTTGAAATGGCCTTTGACATGACCCGCCGGGGAAAAATGGCCCATTCGGACGGACATGGCGCAAAAACCGGGGAGTGCGGGGATACGGTTGAAATGTTTATCAAAAAAGGAACTGACAGCATCATCGAACAGGTGTTGTTCGACATTCGCGGATGCCGCAACACCCATGCTTCCGCCAATGCCGTGGCCGTTCTGGCTGAAGGCAAAAAGATCGAAGCGGCCTGGGAGATCACCCCGGAAGCCGTTATCGACCTTCTTGAGACCCTGCCACCGGACCATTTTCACTGCGCCGAGCTGGCGGTGGGGGCCTTTTACCTGGCCCTGGCCGACTGTCGGAATCAACACGAATCGTAA
- a CDS encoding sulfide/dihydroorotate dehydrogenase-like FAD/NAD-binding protein, whose protein sequence is MFKIVKRQEMAQGTVVLNEIEAPLIAAKAKPGQFVILKANETGERIPLTMADTDPEKGTITIIFMIVGKSTALFATLKEGDAYMDVIGPLGAPTHIEKLGKVICVGGGTGVAVLHPITRALKEAGNHVFCVIGARNKDLLILEEQMKAASSDLRVCTDDGSYGHHGFVTDVLKSILTENNDIKLVVAIGPVPMMKACSNLTKEFGVKTMVSLNPIMVDGTGMCGGCRVSVGGETKFACVDGPEFDGHQVDFDELALRLRAYTADEKESHACFLNKAKQG, encoded by the coding sequence ATGTTTAAAATCGTAAAACGACAGGAGATGGCCCAGGGCACGGTGGTGCTCAACGAGATCGAGGCCCCCCTGATCGCGGCCAAGGCAAAGCCGGGACAGTTTGTGATTCTCAAGGCCAACGAGACCGGAGAGCGGATTCCCCTGACCATGGCCGACACCGACCCGGAAAAGGGCACCATCACCATTATTTTCATGATCGTGGGCAAGAGCACGGCCCTGTTTGCCACGCTTAAAGAGGGGGACGCCTACATGGACGTGATCGGTCCCCTGGGGGCCCCCACCCACATTGAAAAGCTGGGCAAGGTGATCTGCGTGGGCGGCGGCACCGGCGTGGCCGTGCTTCATCCCATCACCCGGGCGTTAAAAGAGGCGGGCAACCATGTGTTCTGCGTCATCGGGGCGCGCAACAAGGATCTGCTGATTTTGGAAGAGCAGATGAAGGCGGCGTCCTCCGACCTGCGGGTCTGCACCGACGACGGTTCTTACGGGCACCACGGGTTTGTCACTGACGTGCTGAAGAGCATTCTCACAGAGAACAACGATATCAAGCTGGTGGTGGCCATCGGGCCGGTGCCCATGATGAAGGCCTGCTCCAACCTGACAAAGGAGTTCGGGGTCAAGACCATGGTGAGCCTGAATCCCATCATGGTGGACGGTACCGGCATGTGCGGCGGGTGCCGGGTGTCGGTGGGCGGCGAGACCAAGTTTGCCTGTGTGGACGGCCCGGAATTTGACGGCCACCAGGTGGATTTTGACGAGCTGGCGTTGCGGCTGCGGGCCTATACGGCGGACGAAAAAGAGAGCCACGCCTGTTTTTTGAATAAAGCAAAGCAAGGATAA
- the gltA gene encoding NADPH-dependent glutamate synthase produces the protein MADTEKKEKTPRQPMPEQPPKVRAKNFDEVPLGLSPEAAVAEASRCIQCKSPACVEGCPVRVDIPGFIRLVKDNDFTGAISKIWERNGLPAVCGRVCPQEAQCEGKCILGKKGDPVAIGNLERFAADHERANRKAPVPERAPATGKKVAVVGSGPSGLTVAGDLLLKGHDVTIFEAFHRPGGVLVYGIPEFRLPKEIVFSEVDGLETLGGKVETNVVVGRSVTVDELFEQGYDAVFLGVGAGLPMFLNVPGENFAGVFSANEYLTRTNLMKAYRFPEYDTPVIRGKNVVTVGGGNVAMDAARTALRLGAENSYIVYRRSKTELPARAAEVHHAEEEGVQFKLLTNPTQFFGDDNGRVIGMEALQMELGEPDASGRRRPVEIKGSEFRIDCDLVIIAIGAGANPLLTQSTEGLELNKWGYVVADEKTGKTTRKGVWAGGDIVTGSATVILAMGAGRVAADSIHDYLTIGW, from the coding sequence ATGGCAGATACAGAAAAAAAAGAGAAAACGCCCCGGCAGCCCATGCCGGAGCAGCCGCCCAAAGTACGGGCGAAAAACTTTGACGAAGTGCCCCTGGGACTCTCCCCGGAAGCGGCTGTGGCCGAGGCCTCCCGGTGCATTCAGTGCAAGAGCCCGGCCTGTGTGGAAGGGTGCCCGGTACGGGTGGACATTCCCGGGTTTATTCGGTTGGTTAAAGACAACGACTTTACCGGCGCCATCAGCAAAATCTGGGAGCGAAACGGCCTGCCCGCTGTATGCGGCCGGGTCTGTCCCCAGGAGGCCCAGTGCGAAGGAAAGTGCATTCTCGGCAAAAAAGGCGACCCCGTGGCCATCGGCAACCTGGAGCGGTTTGCCGCGGATCACGAGCGGGCCAACCGCAAGGCCCCGGTTCCGGAAAGGGCCCCTGCCACGGGCAAGAAAGTGGCGGTGGTGGGCTCCGGCCCCTCCGGCCTGACCGTTGCCGGGGATCTGCTGTTAAAGGGCCATGATGTCACCATTTTTGAAGCGTTTCACCGGCCCGGCGGTGTCCTGGTGTACGGCATTCCCGAGTTCCGGCTGCCCAAAGAGATTGTGTTCTCCGAAGTGGACGGTCTTGAGACCCTGGGCGGCAAGGTGGAGACCAACGTGGTGGTGGGCCGCAGCGTCACCGTGGACGAACTGTTCGAGCAGGGCTATGACGCGGTGTTTCTGGGTGTGGGCGCCGGCCTGCCCATGTTTCTGAACGTGCCCGGCGAAAACTTTGCCGGCGTGTTCTCCGCCAACGAATACCTGACCCGCACCAACCTGATGAAGGCTTACCGGTTCCCCGAATATGACACGCCGGTGATCCGGGGCAAAAACGTGGTCACCGTGGGCGGGGGCAATGTGGCCATGGACGCGGCGCGCACAGCCCTGCGCCTGGGTGCGGAAAACTCCTACATTGTATACCGCCGGTCCAAGACCGAACTGCCGGCCCGGGCCGCGGAAGTTCACCATGCCGAAGAAGAAGGGGTCCAGTTCAAGCTGCTGACCAACCCCACACAGTTTTTCGGCGACGACAACGGCCGGGTCATCGGCATGGAGGCCCTGCAGATGGAGCTGGGCGAGCCGGACGCGTCGGGCCGCCGCCGGCCCGTTGAGATCAAGGGGTCGGAGTTCCGCATTGACTGCGACCTGGTGATCATCGCCATCGGCGCCGGTGCCAACCCCCTGCTGACCCAATCCACCGAAGGGCTGGAATTAAACAAATGGGGCTATGTCGTGGCCGATGAAAAAACCGGCAAAACCACCCGGAAAGGGGTCTGGGCCGGGGGTGACATCGTCACCGGATCGGCAACGGTCATTCTGGCCATGGGTGCCGGCCGCGTGGCCGCCGACTCCATTCACGACTATTTGACGATTGGATGGTAG